CTCGGCGACGGGCGGTACTTCGACGTGTGCCGGACCGACGACGCGGTCTGCAACGAACAGGCGTATCCGGGCTCCGACGAGTGGCTGGACCGCTGGGTGGGAGACTTCGCCGACAGCGCGATCGGGAGCAACGCCCCGCACGTGATGTACCGGAACAACGGCCTGGACCAGAGCCCCGCGGACAAGGTGAAGGCCACGGCCGTGGCGGCCCGGGTCGCCGACCGGGCGGTCAGCGCGGCGGTGGCGCAGCGCAATGTGGTCCATCCGCCGCCGGACACCCCCGAGCACGTGTGGGCCACCAACGTCAACGTCCGCGCCGAGCCGACAACGGAGTCCGGCATCGTCACCGTGATCCCGGCGCCGACCACCGTGTATGTGCACTGCCAGAAACACGGGCAGTCGGTGACCTACGGCGGCATCACCAACGACGCCTGGTCGTATCTGCCGCAGCAACAGGGCTGGATCAGCAACATCTTCCTGTCCGGGCCCGCCTGGATGCCCGGCGTGCCGGAGTGCCACTGAGTTGTGTACCGGTAAGCGCCGGTCCCCGCCGCGGTGCGTGGCGGCGGGGGCCGGCGCGTCGAGCGCAGCGAAGAGTAGAGGGCGTCCGAAGAGCCTGTTGGCGGGACGTTGCCTGGCAGCGGGGTGGTGGTGCACTTTCAGGGGCTGGGGTGTGCGGGCTGTGTACCCGCTGTTCGACGGGATCTGTCCGATCCGGAGTGGGAGATCCTCCGTCCGTTGGTTCTGGCGGTCGGGCCCGGTGGGCGACCGGTGATACACGCGCGGCGGGACATCCTCGACTCGCTGGCTCACTGGCTGCGCTGGCAGCAAGAAGGCGTCTGGGCCCAGGAGGTCGGGGAGAAGCAGCCGATCCTGCTGTCGGTGATGAGTGGCCCGCGCTGCGAGCATGAAGCCTGTCGGTCACGTTTGGTCAACCGTCCGGTGTCTGAGGTCCGGCGGGAGGCCTGCCGATGGGTACACCTACGGCGTCCCAAGCGGAGAGGACGGCACGGTGTTCTTCACTGTTCCCGCTGTAGCGGGCGACGGCGGCCTCGGCGGTGAGACGTGCCCAGTCGGCGAAGAGGGGTGTCTCCCCCACCTCACCGGAGGTGAGCGCATCCCACCAGATGAGGCCGGCACGCTCCCAGGCCTTGCCGCCCAAGGCCGCAGCAACGAGAAAGAAGGCACGACTGGGGATGCCGCCGTTGATGTGGACGCCGCCGTTGTCGCGTTCGGTGTGGAGGTAGTCCCGCATGTGGTCAGGTTGCGGATCCTTGCCGAGCACTTCATCGTCGTACGCCGTGCCCGGGGCCTTGAGTGAACGCAGGCCGACGCCGTTGACCGAGGGCATGAGCAGCCCGGCCCCGAGCACCCAGTCGGCCTCGTCCACGGCCTGTCCGCGTGCGTACTGCTTGGTCAGCGAGGCGAACACATCCCGGATCGAAACGCTGAGGGCGCCCGATTCGCCAGAGAAGCTGATCACCGATATCTCGGGAATCCCAGGCCAGACCTCGCTCGCGACCACCTCGGGGCACTGGGTGAAGCGGCCGAAGATCTCCTCGTCACCGTCCCCGAGGACGATGTACTGCCCGGTCCAGTAGGCGTTGTTGTAACCCACGTCGTGGTGCACGACAGCCACCAGAGGCCCACCGCTCCCGTCGATCGAATCCCGCCCCAGCACTTCCGACGCGAAGGTGGCGGCGGCTGTCAGCCCGTCGTACGCCTCATCCACCGCGGCGTCACCGGTGGGTGGCTGCCCGCTGTAGCGAGCCACCCGGAGGCGATCATGCTCGAACGACGTGCCACCCTCCGCGTCGAACACCACGTACTGGGCCACATGCTCAACACTGGGCAGGATGACCAGCGAGCCCTCCCTCAGAACCACACCCGGTCCTGTGTAGACCAGTTCCAGGGCCAGGTCTCCGGTCAACCGGTCCAGCAGCGGCAGCGACACGACGCCAGAGGTCGCCAGCGGCAGGGCGTGAACGTCCGCCAGGCGCCCGCCCTCCAGACGTCGAGTCCACGTCTGGATCTGCTTCCTGGAGACCTGAGCGATCGCGCCGATCTCCTCGATGGCAGTGGCGATGCGCCGGGACTCGTTGCCGAGCCACTGCTCACGGACCGCAGGTGTGAGCGTGTCGTCCGCTATGAAGGGAACCAGCTCCAGGGCCTCGTATCCGCGGTGCACCGTCTCGAACGACCGTCCATCACGCCGCCGCGCCAGCGCAGCGCCGTGCCTGTCCCATGCCGCCCGCGACAGCGTCGGCGCCGCCCAGTGCCCGGTCTGCCGGAAGTACGCCACGGCTGCGCTGTCCCGAGTGAGTTCTGCGTAGATCAGCCGTGCCGCCGTACGTAAATGGGCCCGCGTCCGAAGCCACGCCGCACCCCCGGTGGCAAGGCCACCCCCCAACGTGCCAATGACCGCCGCTATCAGAGCGCTGTCCACCCAGACAGGATCTGCGTCGCCGTCGACCCCGACAATCGCCCCTCAGACGTATTTCTCACACGCCCTCGTCGGCGCAGAACCGCGCCTCAGCGTGCGGGCACCATCCGGGTCATAGCCCACGTCGTCCCCGCCCTCCCGCAACAGCTCGCCGATCGGGAGTTCTTGGCAGCGACCGTCTGGATCCCGGTGCCGTCGCGGACGCCGGTCGACTCGACGCGGCTCCTGGCCCGGGCCGGCGCCGTCCTCGTGGGCGTGGGCGAGCAGGGCGGGTCCGGTACCGCGGCCGCTGTACCGGCCTCCCGGACAAAAGCGTCACCAGAAACGGTCCCCGGCACCCGCGGGAAATGTCCCCGCGCAGGCTGACCCGTTCCCCACGTCTCCGGAACATCCCTCACGGTCACTCGGTAGGGCCGCCGAAGCTGCCGCCTCCCCAGAGTCCTTCGCAGCCACCGCTGATTCGCGCCGTGGCTCTTGAGCGAGCACGCGTTGGGTAGTACGACCGGAGCGCCTGGCGGGGCAAGTTGATAGGCGCCCGGGACGAGGGAGGACGCGGTGCGAGCGAGGATGTCCATGGGGAGGATTGCGTGGATAGGCGTGGCAATTGCGGCGGCGCTTGGGCTTGTGCTGATGACTCCGTTCCTCCTCATGGAGGTGGGACCGAAGAACGCGGACTGGGCCAAGTTGAGCCAGATCAGCCAGGCGTACGGGGCTCTGTCGGTCATATTGTCCGCGGGCGCTCTGGCTGGAGTTGCGGCCTCGTTGGCCTACCAGTCCCGGCAGACCCGCATCGCCACCGAAGAGACGACCTGGACCGCGCACCGGGAACTGCTCCTGCTCTCGCTGACGCAGCCGGAGTTCCTCACCTGCTGGGAGCCGCCGTCCGTTCCCATGACGCCGGACGAGTGGCGACGCATCGTGTACACCAACCTCATCCTCCAGGACTGGGAGAAGACGTACTCGTTCGGCTTGATGACCGACACCCAGTTGACCAGGACGTTCGAGCTGCACTTCGAGGGACAGACAGCGCGGGACCATTGGCGTAACTCACGAGAGAACTACCTGCGCTACGCCGATCGTGGAGCAAACCGGCGGATCCGGCAGTTCGCGCGCGTTGCGGATGCGTCCTACGACGCCGCTGTCGCCGCCGGGCCGGCAGTCTCCGCAGGCGGTTACTTCGTCCAGCCGACCGCGCCCCATCAGCCGCCATCACCTGCGTAGGCAGCGCTGCCTCGGACGGCAGTCGTCGCCACTGGGCAGTGAGGCCGCCCGGGTTGCCCGACGGCCCGGCTCGTCAGTCTTCGATCAGGACGCCCCCCGGTGTCGATCAGGAACAACAGCCCTGGGCGATGCAGTGCAAGCCGCTGCCCGGAGTATCTCC
This window of the Streptomyces sp. N50 genome carries:
- a CDS encoding M4 family metallopeptidase encodes the protein MDSALIAAVIGTLGGGLATGGAAWLRTRAHLRTAARLIYAELTRDSAAVAYFRQTGHWAAPTLSRAAWDRHGAALARRRDGRSFETVHRGYEALELVPFIADDTLTPAVREQWLGNESRRIATAIEEIGAIAQVSRKQIQTWTRRLEGGRLADVHALPLATSGVVSLPLLDRLTGDLALELVYTGPGVVLREGSLVILPSVEHVAQYVVFDAEGGTSFEHDRLRVARYSGQPPTGDAAVDEAYDGLTAAATFASEVLGRDSIDGSGGPLVAVVHHDVGYNNAYWTGQYIVLGDGDEEIFGRFTQCPEVVASEVWPGIPEISVISFSGESGALSVSIRDVFASLTKQYARGQAVDEADWVLGAGLLMPSVNGVGLRSLKAPGTAYDDEVLGKDPQPDHMRDYLHTERDNGGVHINGGIPSRAFFLVAAALGGKAWERAGLIWWDALTSGEVGETPLFADWARLTAEAAVARYSGNSEEHRAVLSAWDAVGVPIGRPPAGPQTPDG
- a CDS encoding DUF6082 family protein, which produces MTPFLLMEVGPKNADWAKLSQISQAYGALSVILSAGALAGVAASLAYQSRQTRIATEETTWTAHRELLLLSLTQPEFLTCWEPPSVPMTPDEWRRIVYTNLILQDWEKTYSFGLMTDTQLTRTFELHFEGQTARDHWRNSRENYLRYADRGANRRIRQFARVADASYDAAVAAGPAVSAGGYFVQPTAPHQPPSPA